A genome region from Nocardia sp. NBC_01730 includes the following:
- a CDS encoding SDR family oxidoreductase: MDLSAATVLVTGANRGFGRALAAELLGRGATVYAGARDPDRVDLPGVKPIALDITAPASVKAAAQATGDVTVLINNAGSPPNADLLNSDLDDIRLEMDTHFFGTLAVARAFAPQIAANGGGAILNVLSGLSWVSFPDAGAYCAAKSAEWSLTNALRQQLAGRHIRVAALHVGYMDTDMVRDVTSEKSDPADIARIAVDGLAAGTYEILADNASRQAQAALAGGVSAIYPQLP, from the coding sequence ATGGACCTCTCCGCCGCCACCGTCCTCGTCACCGGAGCCAACCGGGGATTCGGCCGGGCGCTCGCCGCCGAATTGCTCGGCCGCGGCGCCACGGTCTACGCCGGCGCCCGCGACCCCGACCGGGTCGACTTGCCGGGCGTCAAGCCGATCGCGCTCGACATCACCGCCCCCGCCTCGGTCAAGGCCGCCGCCCAGGCAACCGGTGACGTGACCGTCCTGATCAACAACGCCGGCTCGCCACCCAACGCCGATCTGCTCAATAGCGACCTGGACGACATCCGCCTGGAGATGGACACCCACTTCTTCGGCACCCTGGCAGTGGCCCGGGCCTTCGCGCCCCAGATCGCGGCCAACGGCGGCGGCGCGATCCTGAACGTCCTGTCCGGCCTGTCCTGGGTCAGCTTCCCGGACGCCGGCGCGTACTGCGCCGCCAAGTCCGCGGAATGGTCCCTCACCAATGCACTGCGCCAGCAGCTCGCCGGCCGGCACATCCGGGTGGCCGCGCTGCACGTCGGCTACATGGACACGGACATGGTCCGAGACGTCACTTCGGAAAAGTCCGACCCCGCCGACATCGCTCGCATCGCCGTCGACGGCCTCGCTGCCGGCACCTACGAGATCCTCGCGGACAACGCCTCCCGCCAGGCGCAGGCCGCGCTGGCCGGGGGCGTCTCGGCGATCTACCCACAGCTGCCATGA
- a CDS encoding winged helix-turn-helix transcriptional regulator — MPTKTYGQMCPLARSLDVLGERWTMLVIRELLLGPKRFKHLFAALPAIGSNRLSERLKGLEDAGIVRKSMLPAPAAVAVYELTGHGERLRDPLIALGLWGLDLPIDERIDPRTTRAELIALALAGTQAKLLDPGRREAFEFQVGNEVFHFQLRNGRFLPRSGPSPADPALRVACDLQTFIDLALRTLTPSRALKDGRATVLAGPRTALTEIFRVLVYIPHVPLPALA, encoded by the coding sequence GTGCCGACGAAGACCTACGGGCAGATGTGCCCCCTCGCTCGCTCGCTCGACGTCCTCGGCGAGCGCTGGACGATGCTGGTGATCCGCGAGCTGCTGCTCGGCCCCAAGCGCTTCAAGCACCTCTTTGCCGCGCTGCCCGCCATCGGCAGCAACCGGCTCTCCGAGCGACTGAAAGGGCTCGAGGATGCGGGGATCGTCCGCAAGAGCATGCTGCCCGCGCCCGCGGCGGTCGCGGTCTACGAGCTCACCGGCCATGGTGAGCGACTGCGCGATCCCCTGATCGCCCTCGGTTTGTGGGGGCTCGACCTGCCCATCGACGAACGCATCGACCCCCGGACCACGCGCGCCGAGCTCATCGCACTGGCACTGGCGGGCACGCAGGCGAAGCTCCTGGACCCCGGTCGCCGCGAGGCGTTCGAGTTCCAGGTCGGTAACGAGGTGTTCCATTTCCAGTTGCGGAACGGCAGGTTCCTGCCGCGTTCGGGCCCGTCGCCGGCCGACCCGGCGCTGAGGGTCGCCTGCGATCTTCAGACTTTCATCGACCTCGCGCTTCGCACGTTGACTCCGTCGCGGGCACTCAAGGACGGCCGGGCGACGGTCCTCGCCGGGCCGCGCACGGCGCTCACCGAAATCTTCCGCGTGCTGGTGTACATCCCGCACGTACCGCTACCGGCGCTCGCTTAG
- a CDS encoding alpha/beta fold hydrolase produces MTEDAAQGQLAAVGRLLAVEWDELKSQLQAISQPVLYANGLHDVMIPAVASYKAVEQVPDSTLVLYSDAGHAFLFQHIDEFAAQVNLFLDD; encoded by the coding sequence GTGACCGAGGACGCCGCCCAAGGCCAGCTCGCCGCCGTGGGGCGCCTCCTGGCCGTGGAATGGGACGAGCTGAAGTCCCAGCTCCAGGCGATCAGCCAGCCGGTCCTGTACGCCAACGGGCTCCACGACGTGATGATCCCCGCCGTCGCCTCCTATAAGGCAGTCGAACAAGTCCCCGACTCCACGCTCGTCCTCTACAGCGACGCCGGCCACGCCTTCCTGTTCCAGCACATCGACGAGTTCGCCGCCCAGGTGAACCTCTTCCTCGACGACTGA
- a CDS encoding alpha/beta fold hydrolase has product MTSKQESRDDVVASYQDAPTRTVSADGVDFAYRELGPKTGVPVVFLTHLAAVLDNWDPRVVDGIAAKHRVIAFDNRGVGASTGSTPKTIEAMAADAVTFIRALGLTEVDLLGFSMGGMIAQVIAQDEPQLIRKMIIAGTGPAGGAGIKNVTRISHFDTLRALLTLQDPKQFLFFTRTSNGKRAGKEFLARLKERKTNRDKAISLRSYGAQLTAIHRWGLAQPSDLSVVHQTVLVANGDHDRMVPTKNTHDLARRLPDSELVIYPDAGHGGVFQYHGQFVTKALEFLAR; this is encoded by the coding sequence ATGACCAGCAAACAAGAATCCCGGGACGACGTGGTGGCCTCCTACCAGGACGCCCCGACCCGGACCGTCTCCGCCGACGGCGTCGACTTCGCCTACCGCGAACTCGGCCCGAAGACCGGCGTCCCGGTGGTCTTCCTGACCCACCTGGCCGCGGTCCTCGACAACTGGGACCCGCGCGTCGTCGACGGCATCGCCGCGAAACACCGCGTCATCGCCTTCGACAACCGCGGCGTCGGCGCGTCCACCGGCTCGACGCCGAAGACCATCGAGGCGATGGCAGCCGACGCCGTCACCTTCATCCGCGCGCTCGGACTGACCGAAGTAGACCTCCTCGGCTTCTCCATGGGCGGCATGATCGCCCAGGTGATCGCTCAGGACGAACCGCAGCTGATCCGCAAGATGATCATCGCCGGTACCGGCCCCGCCGGCGGCGCAGGGATCAAGAACGTGACCAGGATTTCCCACTTCGACACCCTTCGCGCGCTGCTGACGCTCCAGGATCCCAAGCAGTTCCTCTTCTTCACCCGGACGTCGAACGGGAAGCGGGCGGGCAAGGAGTTCCTGGCCCGCCTGAAGGAGCGCAAAACCAACCGGGACAAGGCGATTTCCCTCAGGTCCTACGGCGCCCAGCTCACGGCCATCCACCGCTGGGGGTTGGCGCAGCCATCCGACCTCTCCGTCGTCCACCAGACGGTGCTCGTCGCGAACGGCGACCACGACCGGATGGTCCCGACGAAGAACACCCACGACCTGGCCCGCCGCCTGCCCGACAGCGAACTGGTGATCTACCCCGACGCCGGCCACGGCGGCGTCTTCCAATACCACGGACAGTTCGTGACGAAGGCACTCGAATTCCTCGCACGGTAG